One stretch of Amycolatopsis tolypomycina DNA includes these proteins:
- a CDS encoding acyl-CoA dehydrogenase family protein: protein MPATHEVTNQVPPLVGHDVADDPALLAGLERAGAGWASGELHELGRLAGSEQAQEWGRLVNENEPVLRTHDRYGHRIDEVEFHPHWHDLMTVATAHGLHGTPWQDPREGVHAARAAKFYVWGQVEAGHSCPISMTYAAIPALRANPELAARYEPLLAATEYDFGLREPATKRGLLAGMSMTEKQGGSDVRANTTAATPAADGSYTLVGHKWFTSAPMCDMFLTLAQAPGGLSCFLLPRILPDGSRNPIRLQRLKDKLGNRSNASSEIEYDHAVGWLVGEEGRGVRTIIEMVNNTRLDCTLGSASGMRLGAVRAVHHATHRRAFGKALADQPLMANVLADLVIESEAATTVAMRLAAAGDRRDDEQEQAFRRLGLAVSKYWVCKRAPAHAAEALECFGGNGYVEESGMPRLYREAPLSSIWEGSGNVAALDALRAMGRQPESVAAFFAEVEQAAGGDARLDDAVDRVRKELTDLEGIEYRARRLVEAMALVLQGSLLVRHGHPAVADAFCASRFGGDWGIAFGTLPAGVDTGAILERAAVR from the coding sequence ATGCCCGCCACGCATGAGGTCACCAACCAGGTTCCGCCGCTGGTGGGCCACGACGTCGCCGACGATCCGGCGCTGCTGGCCGGGCTCGAGCGGGCCGGGGCGGGCTGGGCGAGCGGCGAGCTGCACGAGCTGGGCCGGCTGGCCGGTTCGGAGCAGGCCCAGGAGTGGGGCCGCCTGGTCAACGAGAACGAGCCGGTGCTGCGCACCCACGACCGGTACGGCCACCGGATCGACGAGGTCGAGTTCCACCCGCACTGGCACGACCTGATGACGGTCGCGACGGCGCACGGCCTGCACGGCACACCGTGGCAGGACCCGCGCGAGGGCGTCCACGCGGCGCGGGCGGCGAAGTTCTACGTCTGGGGCCAGGTCGAGGCCGGGCACAGCTGCCCGATTTCGATGACCTACGCGGCGATCCCGGCGTTGCGGGCGAACCCGGAGCTGGCGGCGCGGTACGAGCCGCTGCTGGCGGCGACCGAGTACGACTTCGGGCTGCGGGAGCCGGCCACCAAGCGCGGCCTGCTCGCGGGCATGTCGATGACCGAGAAGCAGGGCGGCTCCGACGTCCGGGCGAACACGACGGCGGCGACCCCGGCCGCCGACGGCAGCTACACCCTGGTCGGGCACAAGTGGTTCACCTCGGCGCCGATGTGCGACATGTTCCTGACGCTGGCGCAGGCGCCCGGCGGGCTTTCGTGCTTCCTGCTCCCCCGCATCCTGCCCGACGGCTCGCGCAACCCGATCCGGCTGCAGCGGCTGAAGGACAAGCTCGGCAACCGGTCGAACGCGTCGTCGGAGATCGAGTACGACCACGCCGTGGGCTGGCTGGTCGGCGAGGAGGGCCGCGGGGTCCGCACGATCATCGAGATGGTCAACAACACCCGGCTGGACTGCACGCTCGGCAGCGCGTCGGGGATGCGGCTGGGTGCGGTGCGCGCGGTGCACCACGCCACCCACCGGCGGGCGTTCGGCAAGGCGCTGGCCGACCAGCCGCTGATGGCCAACGTCCTGGCCGACCTGGTGATCGAGTCCGAGGCGGCGACCACGGTGGCGATGCGGCTGGCCGCGGCGGGCGACCGGCGCGACGACGAGCAGGAACAGGCGTTCCGGCGGCTCGGGCTCGCGGTGTCGAAGTACTGGGTGTGCAAGCGGGCGCCGGCGCACGCGGCCGAGGCCCTCGAGTGCTTCGGCGGCAACGGGTACGTCGAGGAGTCGGGCATGCCGCGGCTCTACCGGGAGGCGCCGCTGTCGTCGATCTGGGAGGGCTCGGGCAATGTCGCGGCGCTGGACGCGTTGCGCGCGATGGGCCGTCAGCCGGAGTCGGTGGCGGCGTTCTTCGCCGAGGTCGAGCAGGCCGCGGGCGGCGACGCGCGGCTGGACGACGCCGTGGACCGCGTCCGCAAGGAGCTGACCGACCTCGAGGGCATCGAGTACCGCGCGCGGCGGCTGGTCGAGGCGATGGCGTTGGTGCTGCAGGGTTCCCTGCTGGTCCGCCACGGCCACCCGGCGGTGGCCGACGCGTTCTGCGCGTCCCGCTTCGGCGGCGACTGGGGCATCGCGTTCGGCACGCTCCCGGCCGGCGTGGACACGGGAGCGATCCTCGAGCGTGCCGCGGTGCGTTAG
- a CDS encoding SWIM zinc finger family protein: protein MSDDRVRGFPAFGAGGRLARSWWGRAWVRAMEDTALDLRQLKKGRKYAAAGLVGPITVSPGRIAATVEDADGGPYRTRLRLAELSEADWTRFLDRVASRSGHLAALLDRDLPPDLVEAAGVDLLPGIGDLDPECDCPGWELPCRHAAALSFQASWLLDADPFLVLLMRGKGEREIRAELESRIAPVASAELPAADRVPGELPDLAEFRPSGAPSIPAAPGVPAEAFALLAVNAAGRARELLDGRPCPGRRVDAVRMAAEFPSAAERLGEGAGFARAVAAWRYGGPDGVEVLESRWTPPKAVVAAARAALGEEAVFERNHCTVGEVQLRLDRAGRWHPYRLEGDEWWPSGPPERDPGLLAG, encoded by the coding sequence ATGAGCGACGACCGGGTGCGCGGGTTCCCCGCGTTCGGCGCGGGCGGGCGGTTGGCGCGTTCGTGGTGGGGCCGGGCGTGGGTGCGCGCGATGGAGGACACCGCACTCGACCTGCGTCAGCTGAAGAAGGGCCGCAAGTACGCCGCGGCGGGGCTGGTCGGGCCGATCACGGTCAGCCCGGGCCGCATCGCGGCGACGGTCGAGGACGCCGACGGCGGCCCGTACCGCACCCGGCTGCGGCTGGCGGAGCTGTCGGAGGCGGACTGGACCCGGTTCCTCGACCGGGTCGCCTCCCGGTCCGGGCACCTGGCGGCCCTGCTCGACCGTGACCTGCCCCCGGACCTGGTCGAAGCGGCCGGGGTCGACCTGCTGCCGGGGATCGGCGACCTCGACCCGGAGTGCGACTGCCCGGGCTGGGAGCTGCCGTGCCGGCACGCGGCGGCGTTGTCGTTCCAGGCGTCGTGGCTGCTCGACGCGGACCCGTTCCTGGTGCTGCTGATGCGCGGCAAGGGTGAGCGGGAGATCCGCGCGGAGCTGGAGAGCCGCATCGCGCCGGTGGCGTCGGCCGAGCTGCCGGCGGCCGATCGGGTCCCGGGTGAGCTGCCGGACCTGGCGGAGTTCCGGCCGTCGGGCGCCCCCTCGATCCCGGCGGCGCCGGGGGTGCCGGCCGAGGCGTTCGCACTGCTGGCGGTCAACGCGGCCGGCCGGGCGCGCGAGCTGCTGGACGGGCGCCCCTGCCCGGGGCGGCGGGTGGACGCGGTCCGCATGGCGGCGGAGTTCCCGTCCGCGGCCGAGCGGCTGGGCGAGGGGGCGGGGTTCGCGCGGGCGGTCGCGGCGTGGCGGTACGGCGGGCCGGACGGCGTGGAGGTGCTGGAATCGCGGTGGACGCCCCCGAAGGCGGTGGTGGCGGCGGCGCGGGCGGCGCTCGGGGAGGAGGCGGTGTTCGAGCGCAACCACTGCACGGTCGGGGAGGTGCAGTTGAGGCTGGACCGCGCGGGAAGGTGGCACCCGTACCGGCTCGAGGGGGACGAGTGGTGGCCGAGCGGGCCGCCGGAGCGCGACCCGGGGCTGCTGGCGGGCTGA
- a CDS encoding DEAD/DEAH box helicase — protein sequence MVDGRELSIADGLPHLLAGTDAFWATAARAALRLVAAGRLLPGVTAGGHDAWRAGPLEPAEAAWLRDLAAAMPPDERAPGPLLRAFLDAVADTLPRTPAAAKAAGTRLFAAVAPQRAQSLRDWADELAAGLDSGIRVSLRLEVPDGYATGRFHAVVQVHSLTDPGQVADAAELWATGRFGPRARIDTVLALRRGAQVWPALGPLLTSAVPDELVLGEDEVTELLAAAAPRLAAAGIDVHWPAELAGSLTARAVVRAGDTPGDLPSFFGGGRALAFDWQLALGGEVLTEAELDALAEARRPVVRLRDRWVLVDPALAAKARDRALKPLTPVDALGAVLSGTTEVDGEVVEVVTDGWLARLRERLSAPPEPQAPPAGLAATLRDYQLRGLQWLATVTGLGLGGCLADDMGLGKTVTLIALHLHRAAGPTLVVCPASLLGNWEREIRRFAPGVPVRRFHGGARSLADVEDAAGFVLTTYGTLRTDPAPLAGVRWGLLVADEAQHVKNHRSGTAQALRLVPAAARVALTGTPVENTLSELWAILDWTAPGLLGSLTDFRTRWAKPIESGDTVAAERLARLLRPFLLRRRKSDPGIAPELPAKTETDRPVALSAEQVALYEAVVREMMADIAASDGMARRGRIVKLLTALKQICNHPAQYLKEPGGRSGKVELLDELLDTILAEDGAVLVFTQYVAMARLLEKHLAGRGIATQLLHGGTPVPRREEMVARFQGGEVPVFLLSLKAAGTGLNLTRADHVVHFDRWWNPAVEDQATDRAYRIGQTRPVQVHRLVAEGTVEDRIAAMLREKRTLAEAVLAGGEAALTELSDTELAELVELRSRG from the coding sequence GTGGTCGACGGCCGCGAACTGTCCATTGCGGACGGTCTGCCGCACCTGCTCGCCGGCACCGACGCCTTCTGGGCGACGGCGGCGCGGGCCGCGCTGCGGCTGGTCGCCGCGGGACGGCTGCTGCCGGGGGTCACCGCGGGCGGGCACGACGCCTGGCGCGCCGGGCCGCTGGAACCGGCCGAAGCCGCGTGGCTGCGCGACCTCGCCGCCGCGATGCCGCCGGACGAGCGCGCGCCGGGGCCGCTGCTGCGGGCGTTCCTCGACGCCGTCGCCGACACGCTGCCCCGCACGCCCGCCGCGGCGAAGGCGGCCGGGACGCGGTTGTTCGCCGCCGTCGCACCGCAGCGCGCGCAGTCCCTGCGTGACTGGGCGGACGAGCTGGCCGCGGGACTCGACTCCGGCATCCGGGTGTCGCTGCGGCTGGAGGTCCCGGACGGGTACGCCACCGGGCGCTTCCACGCCGTGGTCCAGGTGCACAGCCTGACCGATCCCGGGCAGGTCGCCGACGCGGCGGAGCTGTGGGCCACGGGGCGGTTCGGGCCGCGCGCCCGCATCGACACCGTGCTGGCGCTGCGGCGGGGTGCGCAGGTGTGGCCGGCGCTGGGCCCGCTGCTGACCTCGGCGGTGCCCGACGAGCTGGTGCTCGGCGAGGACGAGGTGACCGAGCTGCTCGCGGCCGCGGCGCCGCGGCTGGCGGCGGCCGGGATCGACGTGCACTGGCCGGCCGAGCTGGCGGGTTCGCTGACCGCGCGGGCCGTCGTCCGCGCCGGCGACACTCCGGGTGACCTGCCGTCGTTCTTCGGCGGCGGGCGGGCCCTGGCCTTCGACTGGCAGCTTGCACTGGGCGGCGAGGTGCTGACCGAGGCGGAGCTGGACGCGCTCGCCGAGGCCCGCCGTCCGGTGGTGCGGCTGCGCGACCGCTGGGTGCTGGTCGACCCGGCGCTGGCGGCGAAGGCCCGCGACCGCGCGCTGAAGCCGCTGACGCCGGTCGACGCGCTGGGCGCGGTGCTGTCGGGGACCACCGAGGTCGACGGCGAGGTGGTCGAGGTCGTCACCGACGGCTGGCTGGCCCGGCTGCGGGAACGGCTGTCGGCGCCACCGGAACCGCAGGCGCCGCCGGCCGGGCTGGCCGCGACGTTGCGGGACTACCAGCTGCGCGGGCTGCAGTGGCTGGCCACCGTCACCGGGCTCGGCCTCGGCGGGTGCCTGGCCGACGACATGGGCCTGGGCAAGACGGTCACGCTGATCGCGCTGCACCTGCACCGGGCGGCCGGCCCGACGCTGGTGGTGTGCCCGGCGTCGCTGCTGGGCAACTGGGAACGCGAGATCCGCCGGTTCGCCCCCGGCGTGCCGGTACGGCGCTTCCACGGCGGCGCCCGGTCACTGGCGGACGTCGAGGACGCCGCCGGGTTCGTCCTCACGACTTACGGCACGCTGCGCACCGATCCCGCGCCGCTGGCCGGGGTGCGGTGGGGGCTCCTGGTGGCCGACGAGGCCCAGCACGTCAAGAACCACCGCTCGGGCACGGCGCAGGCGTTGCGGCTGGTGCCGGCGGCGGCGCGGGTGGCGCTGACCGGGACACCGGTGGAGAACACGCTCTCGGAGCTGTGGGCGATCCTCGACTGGACCGCGCCCGGCCTGCTGGGGTCGCTGACGGACTTCCGGACGCGGTGGGCCAAGCCGATCGAGTCCGGCGACACCGTGGCGGCCGAGCGGCTGGCGCGGCTGCTGCGGCCGTTCCTGCTGCGGCGGCGCAAGTCCGACCCCGGGATCGCGCCCGAGCTGCCGGCCAAGACCGAGACCGACCGGCCGGTGGCGCTCAGCGCGGAGCAGGTGGCGCTGTACGAGGCGGTCGTGCGGGAGATGATGGCCGACATCGCCGCCAGTGACGGCATGGCCCGGCGCGGCCGGATCGTCAAGCTGCTGACCGCGCTCAAGCAGATCTGCAACCACCCGGCCCAGTACCTCAAGGAGCCGGGTGGCCGCTCGGGCAAGGTGGAGCTGCTCGACGAGCTGCTGGACACGATCCTCGCCGAAGACGGCGCGGTACTGGTGTTCACCCAGTACGTCGCCATGGCGCGGCTGCTGGAGAAGCACCTGGCCGGCCGGGGCATCGCGACGCAGCTGCTGCACGGCGGCACGCCGGTACCGCGTCGTGAAGAGATGGTGGCGCGCTTCCAGGGCGGTGAGGTGCCGGTGTTCCTGCTGTCGCTGAAGGCGGCGGGTACCGGGCTGAACCTGACCCGCGCGGACCACGTCGTGCACTTCGACCGCTGGTGGAACCCGGCGGTGGAGGACCAGGCGACCGACCGCGCGTACCGGATCGGGCAGACCCGCCCGGTGCAGGTGCACCGGCTCGTCGCCGAGGGCACGGTCGAGGACCGGATCGCGGCGATGCTGCGGGAGAAGCGGACGCTGGCCGAGGCGGTGCTGGCCGGCGGCGAGGCGGCGTTGACGGAACTGTCGGACACCGAGCTGGCGGAGCTCGTCGAACTGAGGAGCCGCGGATGA
- a CDS encoding MerR family transcriptional regulator, whose protein sequence is MYGIGTVARLAQVSARTLRHYHEIGLLTPAYVDQATGYRHYTPEQVLRLHRILVLRDLGVPLSAVGSLVDDDVTAEQLRGILLLRRAEARDRLTTQIDQLRRVELRLAQLEEGPMNGYDVIVKPLDPVRVVALSADITGPEEIAETGGRMWPRLQAALDRHRVEGGGLSFMLYEDTGDAERPMRLTTALPVPSGITIADGDVTTREIAAVARAATTVVRGAPDQFGDAFRALNDWITQSGERATSFEREVYLDCDGPPDTWVTELQTVLAG, encoded by the coding sequence GTGTACGGAATCGGAACGGTGGCGCGGCTGGCCCAGGTGTCGGCGCGCACCTTGCGCCACTACCACGAGATCGGCCTGCTGACACCCGCGTACGTGGACCAGGCCACCGGCTACCGGCACTACACGCCCGAGCAGGTACTGCGGCTGCACCGCATCCTCGTGCTGCGCGACCTCGGCGTGCCGCTGTCGGCCGTCGGGTCGCTGGTCGACGACGACGTCACCGCCGAGCAGCTGCGCGGCATCCTGCTGCTGCGCCGGGCGGAGGCGCGCGACCGGCTCACCACCCAGATCGACCAGCTCCGGCGGGTCGAACTGCGGCTCGCCCAACTGGAGGAGGGACCCATGAACGGCTACGACGTGATCGTCAAACCGCTCGACCCGGTCCGGGTCGTCGCACTCAGCGCCGACATCACCGGACCGGAGGAGATCGCCGAAACCGGCGGCCGGATGTGGCCGCGGCTGCAGGCCGCCCTCGACCGGCACCGGGTCGAGGGCGGTGGCCTCTCGTTCATGCTGTACGAAGACACCGGCGACGCCGAACGGCCGATGCGGCTGACCACCGCGCTGCCCGTCCCGAGCGGAATCACCATCGCCGACGGCGACGTGACCACACGGGAGATCGCCGCCGTCGCCCGCGCCGCGACCACCGTGGTCCGCGGCGCACCGGACCAGTTCGGCGACGCCTTCCGGGCGCTCAACGACTGGATCACGCAGAGCGGCGAGCGGGCCACGTCCTTCGAACGCGAGGTCTACCTCGACTGCGACGGCCCGCCGGACACCTGGGTCACCGAACTGCAGACCGTGCTGGCCGGCTAA
- a CDS encoding pyridoxamine 5'-phosphate oxidase family protein produces MQQHEITEVLDRPLSRELLARDVTRLAYVAKDGTPRSIPIAFTWNGSQIVLCTTKNSPKLPSLRANPAVALTIDTEVHPPKILLVRGRAELDVVDGIPEEYLQMNGTYQMTPEQRVEWEREVRSLYDGMVRIVVTPTWAKLIDFETTLPSAVEELARQRAERVG; encoded by the coding sequence ATGCAGCAGCACGAGATCACCGAGGTGCTCGACCGCCCGCTCAGCCGCGAACTGCTGGCCCGCGACGTGACCCGGCTGGCCTACGTCGCCAAGGACGGCACCCCGCGCAGCATCCCGATCGCCTTCACCTGGAACGGCTCGCAGATCGTCCTGTGCACCACGAAGAACTCGCCGAAGCTGCCGTCGCTGCGCGCCAACCCGGCGGTCGCCCTGACCATCGACACCGAGGTGCACCCGCCCAAGATCCTCCTCGTCCGCGGCCGCGCCGAACTCGACGTCGTCGACGGCATCCCCGAGGAGTACCTGCAGATGAACGGCACCTACCAGATGACCCCCGAGCAGCGCGTGGAGTGGGAACGCGAGGTCCGCTCCCTCTACGACGGCATGGTCCGCATCGTCGTCACCCCGACCTGGGCCAAGCTGATCGACTTCGAGACCACCCTGCCCAGCGCGGTCGAGGAGCTGGCCCGGCAGCGCGCCGAACGCGTCGGCTGA
- a CDS encoding TetR/AcrR family transcriptional regulator has protein sequence MPYRRTPKVQERLDAQRETIVVAATRQLADHGYSGCSVAAVAERAGVAVGSVYRHFPTKADLVVHVFRQVVTREVEAVRAAAAATAGPAERVVAVFETFAQRALKAPRQAYALLAEPVDALIDAERLEFRRAFTEVVAEHVAAGVHQGVLPPQDGRLTAAALVGAAAEVMIGPLTSGNAGDVAELRTFVLRALGGCDARHA, from the coding sequence GTGCCCTACCGCCGCACCCCCAAGGTGCAGGAACGCCTCGATGCCCAGCGCGAGACGATCGTCGTCGCCGCGACGCGGCAGCTGGCCGACCATGGCTACAGCGGCTGTTCCGTCGCCGCGGTCGCCGAGCGGGCCGGGGTTGCCGTTGGCAGCGTCTATCGGCACTTCCCCACCAAAGCCGACCTCGTCGTGCACGTGTTCCGGCAGGTCGTGACGCGGGAGGTCGAGGCGGTCCGGGCGGCGGCCGCCGCGACGGCCGGGCCTGCCGAGCGGGTGGTGGCCGTGTTCGAGACGTTCGCCCAGCGGGCGCTCAAGGCGCCGAGGCAGGCTTATGCCCTGCTCGCCGAGCCGGTCGACGCGCTGATCGATGCCGAGCGGCTGGAGTTCCGGCGGGCGTTCACCGAGGTGGTCGCCGAGCACGTCGCCGCCGGGGTGCACCAGGGCGTGCTGCCGCCCCAGGACGGCCGGCTCACGGCCGCCGCGCTGGTCGGTGCCGCCGCCGAAGTCATGATCGGGCCGTTGACCAGCGGAAACGCCGGTGACGTCGCCGAGCTCCGCACGTTCGTTCTCCGCGCTCTAGGAGGTTGCGATGCCCGCCACGCATGA
- a CDS encoding helix-turn-helix domain-containing protein yields the protein MRRGGWRPEWWRLAARTSQGLSAAALAESSGVSRAMIGKIERGDVQPTAASLAKLSAALGLTLSELIARAEGDERRLARAVEQPVWVDPETGYRRRSVSPAAGRPLELVEVELPPGVEVPLVAGTYAFLHQQIWVLAGRLRFHEGPQVHELAAGDCLQLGPAADCVFANPGSVPCRYLVALVKRAT from the coding sequence GTGCGGCGAGGGGGGTGGCGTCCTGAGTGGTGGCGGCTCGCCGCCCGGACGTCGCAAGGACTCTCGGCCGCGGCGCTCGCCGAGTCCTCGGGGGTGTCGCGGGCGATGATCGGCAAGATCGAGCGGGGCGACGTGCAGCCGACGGCGGCGTCGCTGGCGAAGCTGTCGGCGGCGCTGGGGCTGACGTTGTCGGAGCTGATCGCGCGGGCCGAGGGCGACGAGCGGCGGCTGGCGCGGGCGGTGGAGCAGCCGGTGTGGGTCGACCCGGAGACCGGGTACCGGCGCCGGTCGGTCTCCCCCGCGGCCGGCCGTCCGCTGGAGCTGGTGGAGGTGGAGCTGCCGCCGGGCGTGGAGGTCCCGTTGGTGGCGGGGACGTATGCGTTCCTGCACCAGCAGATCTGGGTGCTGGCCGGGCGGTTGCGGTTCCACGAGGGGCCGCAGGTGCACGAGCTGGCCGCCGGGGACTGCCTGCAGCTGGGGCCGGCGGCGGACTGCGTGTTCGCCAACCCCGGTTCGGTGCCGTGCCGGTACCTGGTGGCGTTGGTGAAGCGGGCTACCTGA
- a CDS encoding TetR/AcrR family transcriptional regulator → MPKPSDTKQRILDVARDLFTSQGVQRTSLQDIADRLGITKPALYYHFPSRDDLVRSIVQPMLDDGEKFLLDQEARGDGSVRELVEGFFDFNYRHRADVVMLLSELPTLADLGLIDRVLAWRTRLTELICGPSPTLDQQARAILALGGLQDVCMQFPDVPVEDLKAAAVAGALDALGR, encoded by the coding sequence GTGCCGAAACCGTCCGACACCAAGCAGCGCATCCTCGACGTCGCCCGCGACCTGTTCACCAGCCAGGGCGTCCAGCGCACCAGCCTGCAGGACATCGCCGACCGGCTCGGCATCACCAAGCCCGCGCTCTACTACCACTTCCCGTCCCGCGACGACCTCGTCCGCAGCATCGTCCAGCCGATGCTCGACGACGGCGAGAAGTTCCTCCTCGACCAGGAAGCCCGCGGCGACGGCTCGGTCCGCGAGCTGGTCGAAGGCTTCTTCGACTTCAACTACCGCCACCGCGCCGACGTGGTCATGCTGCTGTCCGAGCTGCCCACCCTGGCCGACCTCGGGCTCATCGACCGGGTCCTGGCCTGGCGGACCCGGCTCACCGAGCTGATCTGCGGCCCGTCGCCGACCCTCGACCAGCAGGCCAGGGCGATCCTGGCCCTGGGCGGCCTGCAGGACGTCTGCATGCAGTTCCCCGACGTCCCCGTCGAAGACCTCAAGGCCGCCGCGGTCGCCGGCGCGCTCGACGCACTCGGCCGCTAG
- a CDS encoding FAD-dependent monooxygenase: MRILVSGASIAGPVLAYWLARHGFDVTVVERAPALRKTGGHAVDLFRPAMDITERMGVLPRVEALATGTTRMTLHREGHRKPVRVDLTKIYRATSDRHVEIMRDDLSEIYYDAGRDDVEYLFGDSITALSPDGDVTFEHAPPRRFDVVVGADGLHSNVRRLVFGEEAGLTTFIGAYLGVLSLPDTLGLDGETVMHLGAGRVAGIYSARHLDEARAVFLFRRSEPLDYHHRDVPRQQQLLRAAFAGLHPQVDGWLAAMDGAFYFDSITQLRLDTWSRGRVILVGDAGYCPGPAVGGSTSLAVLGAYVLAGELAAARGDHERAFAAYEAELGELVRKSRAFAVGAARSLIPGSRAGMWALARGGQLVSALPAGMTRALAKLNTGGLRMHDSMRVKDYAVEAIA; encoded by the coding sequence ATGCGGATCCTCGTCTCCGGCGCCAGCATCGCCGGCCCGGTGCTGGCGTACTGGCTCGCCCGCCACGGCTTCGACGTCACCGTCGTCGAACGCGCCCCGGCCCTGCGCAAGACCGGCGGCCACGCCGTCGACCTCTTCCGGCCCGCCATGGACATCACCGAACGGATGGGCGTCCTGCCCCGCGTCGAAGCCCTCGCCACCGGCACGACCCGGATGACGCTGCACCGCGAAGGCCACCGCAAGCCCGTCCGGGTGGACCTGACGAAGATCTACCGGGCCACCTCCGACCGGCACGTCGAGATCATGCGCGACGACCTCAGCGAGATCTACTACGACGCCGGCCGCGACGACGTCGAGTACCTCTTCGGCGACTCGATCACCGCCCTCTCCCCCGACGGCGACGTCACCTTCGAGCACGCGCCACCCCGCCGCTTCGACGTCGTCGTCGGCGCCGACGGGCTGCACTCGAACGTCCGGCGCCTGGTGTTCGGCGAAGAAGCCGGGCTGACGACGTTCATCGGCGCGTACCTGGGCGTGCTGTCGCTGCCGGACACGCTCGGCCTCGACGGCGAGACGGTCATGCACCTCGGCGCCGGCCGCGTCGCCGGGATCTACAGCGCCCGGCACCTCGACGAGGCCAGGGCGGTGTTCCTGTTCCGCCGCAGCGAACCGCTCGACTACCACCACCGGGACGTCCCGCGGCAGCAGCAACTGCTCAGGGCAGCATTTGCCGGGCTGCACCCGCAGGTCGACGGCTGGCTCGCCGCCATGGACGGCGCGTTCTACTTCGACTCGATCACCCAGCTGCGGCTGGACACCTGGTCCCGCGGCCGCGTCATCCTGGTCGGCGACGCGGGCTACTGCCCCGGCCCCGCGGTCGGCGGCAGCACCAGCCTGGCGGTGCTCGGCGCGTACGTACTGGCGGGCGAGCTCGCCGCGGCGCGCGGCGACCACGAGCGCGCGTTCGCCGCCTACGAGGCCGAGCTGGGCGAGCTGGTGCGCAAGAGCCGGGCGTTCGCGGTCGGCGCCGCGCGCAGCCTGATTCCGGGTTCCCGCGCGGGGATGTGGGCACTGGCGCGGGGCGGGCAGCTGGTCTCGGCGCTGCCGGCCGGGATGACACGCGCGCTCGCGAAGCTCAACACGGGCGGCCTTCGCATGCACGACTCGATGCGGGTCAAGGACTACGCGGTCGAGGCCATCGCCTGA
- a CDS encoding DUF1345 domain-containing protein: protein MRRIWYQCAEFLLVLLGMGWLFAPNTGLDVVFLLAWDVLAVAVIVTRWLRIRRYRAAADGEPVWLTSLLGRRSSFASTLLVSVVGLTAGGLILVANAVAEEDDELAFVLQVSAVPAVLAAWILLHFGYADRYAHLHHRAAPGLRFPATEQPNLLDFAYFAFTVGTSFATSDVEVQARPIRYTVLTHSLVSFVYNTAILGIAVGVITGK, encoded by the coding sequence ATGCGGCGGATTTGGTACCAGTGCGCGGAGTTCCTGCTGGTGCTCTTGGGTATGGGCTGGCTGTTCGCGCCGAACACGGGGCTGGACGTGGTGTTCCTGCTGGCGTGGGACGTGCTGGCGGTCGCGGTGATCGTGACGCGCTGGCTGCGGATCCGGCGCTACCGGGCGGCGGCCGACGGCGAGCCGGTGTGGTTGACGAGCCTGCTGGGCCGGCGGTCGAGTTTCGCTTCGACGCTGCTGGTGAGCGTGGTGGGGCTGACCGCGGGCGGGCTGATCCTGGTGGCGAACGCGGTGGCCGAGGAGGACGACGAGCTGGCGTTCGTGCTGCAGGTGAGTGCGGTGCCGGCGGTACTGGCGGCGTGGATCCTGCTGCACTTCGGGTACGCGGACCGCTACGCACACCTGCACCACCGGGCGGCGCCGGGGCTGCGCTTCCCGGCGACCGAGCAGCCGAACCTGCTGGATTTCGCGTATTTCGCGTTCACCGTGGGGACGTCGTTCGCGACGTCCGATGTGGAGGTTCAGGCGCGCCCGATCCGCTACACGGTGCTGACGCACAGCTTGGTGTCGTTCGTGTACAACACGGCGATCCTGGGGATCGCGGTCGGGGTGATCACGGGGAAGTAG